aaaggaaagtCACAAGAAAGAGATAAAGATAATAAAGCAGATAATACAACACTACTTTTGTAGTACAAATAATAAAGGTAGAATTATTGGAGTAACTAGCTATGTAATTCCAAAAGAGACGACTATGCAACACTGCAGAGGCGGAGCTAGAGTACAAATTATGAGTTTAGaagaattcaataattttggtcCAAACTtgatatttgttttaatatgtacaaataattaatttagagcTCGATGAcgttaaaaaaattagaattttgacTCCACCTTTATGCAACATGATTGACAACTAGTGAGGACAACAAAAATCTCATTAGTCCCCACATCCTTTGAATGAGGATTTTCAATTTGGACCACTCATAAATGTCTTTTATAGTGTCACCGAGATTCTCTATTTCGCAAAATAACtagaaaaatatgtaaattaaatTGGACATACAAAAAGAAAGATTCAAAATGATATGAGACTTGTTAGCTCATCAGGTTAAAAATAAAGGAGTAGTTCTCACTCCATCCACCACAACCGTTATTGGCAAATCACCTAATAGAAGATTTGAGGTGTTAAATGGACGGGTCAAAATTGGCTGAGTAGATAAATTGACGGGTCCAAAAGTTACTTGGATTGAACATAGTATGAAAATGGTCTTTTGATGACTCCTAATGCAGAGGAAGAAGGGAGTTTGGCTTAACCTACCACTAGAAAAATGTCATCTAGATTCGGTtgcaataaatattttcatttcaaattatgtGCTAGCTTTCCCATGGCATTTCATTTTTGTTAAATGTCGCACATTGGTTGGGGAAATTGGTTGCTTCCTTGTATGGTCTTCGGTATTACTCACTCGATGAACTAGCCTTTGAGCTTGAGGTTGAGTTAAACTCAATATTGATTTTCTtaatatggtatcagagtcaaAATTGCACCAGTTTTTGCTTTTGCAATGTTGATCCCCTAGTTCAATTTTGGGTGCGCGGGGATgtgtttgttgtttttctttggGGAGGATActttcatatcaattttttcGTATGATGACTCCTCACAGTCTCACATTTTTAGACAGAAGTCGTTTTTCTTCACAATTATTatctcaacttttaactttatGCTACTGTTTTAACCAACATGTAGATGTTGTTATCATTCgttaatattcaaaaatcatcaaaCGCAATCTGAAGTTCTAATAATAGTATATGTGCTATCATGAGAACAAAGACATAGAAAATCAAGAGCATGCTCTAAATTTTTAGTGTACAATATCAGGAGCAATACCAGTTTATTACAACTAAACAAGTTGATCACACAACACAACCGAAACAAGAAATTATTCATTGTAAAGTCAAGCAATCAAAATATCAGAACCAGAAAGCACAAATAGTACAAACAAGGAACAGTAAACAGTTATTGACAAAAAACCTAAGACATCTGACAGGAAATACATCACAACAAACTCAACTGGTTAACTTCAGCTCGAAACTCTGTGTCTCTCAGGTGCAGGAATTTCCTTCCTCTGCATACTTTAGTCCCCTGAATGAAGCAACAAAAAATCGAGCTTGTTAACATTTGAATGATAAACCACTTAATCTAGTGTTATTAATTACTAACATTTAATTTGCTTCTGAGGGTGTGTTTGGTCTGACGGAATATGTTTTCCAGAAATGACATATTctaataggcataatacataaaaatgaCTTATAACTTGGCCTCAACGGGCctaattgaacaagtaaacacacaCGTCCTATGTGGCGCCCGACATGACAATTTGCGTCCTACATGACATCTTCTATATATTGTGCCAAGTGGGACATGTGTGTGTACATGTTTAACtgaatacaaatttaagtgtctatttgtgcatatatgtattatgcctttttggTATTTGGTTgtcagaaaatattttccaatgcTTAGGCATTGTTGTCAATCTTTACTACTTACTCCCAtcaatctcaatttatgtgacacatttcaaattttcataGTCAAATGAATCTTTCGTGTACGTATTCATAATCAAATATTCACCATCATACCGAATACACCATATGTGTTCATCTTTCTTGTAAAACAATTTAGGTGAAATAACTTTATAAGCCCTTTTGaacacaagaagaaaaaaaagacaaaatcaAATAATCGAATATCACCTGATAACTGAAATGCAGGGGAAGTAACCTCAACTTTGATCCCTCTACCAGTAGGATTCTGTGAAACAATGCTCTAAATTTGACTTGAAGTTGTCGTCGTCCCACTCCAAATGGCTCCACCATTCTGGTGTTCCTTTTATCACTTTGATGTTGTTGGAGGTTTGAATAGAGAGAGGCAACTTCCTTATTTCATGGCAAGATATCACCTTAAGTTCCTCCAGGTGTTCCCACGGCTCCCCCAGCGTTCCTAATTTTGGTAAGTATCTCAACACCAACTTCCGGACGCTTGGAATTCGACTTGTGCTGCATTGCACAAACAACTCTACCAGCTCTTCACAATAGCTAATTGTAATTTCTTCCAAAGGTACAGAAAAACCTCCACCAACATTGAACAGACATGTTAAACTGTCACAAATGTTAATATCCAGCTGGCGTAATTTAGAAAATCTTAGATGACCGAAATCagaaacactctttaaattatcTACATAAACAAGGCTGAGATGTTCCAGATTTGGCAAAGGGTCAATCTGATGTCCACTTCCTTCTTCCGTTGATCCGAAATCACAAGAACAACTCTCTATGTGTAGCAATTTTAATCCGTCAAAACTGTTGTACGCAAACAGCTTCCCGAGACCCATGAATTCTTCCAAGTACAAATGTGAAGCAAATTGCAACATGCCTGAGACCACTCTGCTACTGAAAATTTCACACTTGGAGACAATTATCTCCCTGCTTGACTTGTTGAATGGTAtataaattgaagttttccCAACTTCAATTCGAAACCGTTTCAATCTAGTCATCCAGGTGTGGTCTCTATTGAAAATTGATGAGCTATCTAATCTAATAAAAAGAGATGTCAGATTGTGTAGAGACGATATCTCATCAAAAGAAGTTGATCCAAGACAGCTACccatcatatttattatttcaatgcTAGacaattttaggaaaaatcctTGGCCGATGCTGCTCTCCAAATCTGATTCAGGCATATTTAATAACCTCAGATCTGTCAACTTGTCCATTCCTTGCGGCAGACAACGTAACCTTGTATTATCACAATCAAGCAATTGCAAATTGCAAAGATTACCAATAGGTGGTAACTCTTTCAACCCATTGCAATTTTGTAGTTGAGATAAACTATGGATGGAACAAGGCAGTGCTCTAATACCAGTTGCACTCAGATTCACAACTCTTAGAGCtggaaatgacaaaaaaaattcatggggAATTTTCACAAGGGGTTCATTGTCTTGCAAAAGTAAAGATATTGTCTCTGGGCATTCCGTGAAGCAATCAGGTAGACATTGAATTTTGTTGCTTACGAAAGATATTCTCTTGACAGAAACTGATACTTTAATATGTGATATCTCAGTCAACCTAATTCCAGCTTGAAAAACAGAAGTGTGGTCATCCCCAAAGGTATTAGCTATCCATTTAGCAACATCACGAACCACATCGTGCATCTTCACAAAATCCATCTCATGTGTTTCTAGCAAGCAGGCATCTACAAGACTCCTAATCGTTGTGATTCCCCTGTTGTAGGCTTCTTCATATGAGTCATGTTCACCGAGGATCCCCTCTGCCAACCAGCAATTTATGAGATCATCTGTTGGAATATCCACNNNNNNNNNNNNNNNNNNNNNNNNNNNNNNNNNNNNNNNNNNNNNNNNNNNNNNNNNNNNNNNNNNNNNNNNNNNNNNNNNNNNNNNNNNNNNNNNNNNNNNNNNNNNNNNNNNNNNNNNNNNNNNNNNNNNNNNNNNNNNNNNNNNNNNNNNNNNNNNNNNNNNNNNNNNNNNNNNNNNNNNNNNNNNNNNNNNNNNNNNNNNNNNNNNNNNNNNNNNNNNNNNNNNNNNNNNNNNNNNNNNNNNNNNNNNNNNNNNNNNNNNNNNNNNNNNNNNNNNNNNNNNNNNNNNNNNNNNNNNNNNNNNNNNNNNNNNNNNNNNNNNNNNNNNNNNNNNNNNNNNNNNNNNNNNNNNNNNNNNNNNNNNNNNNNNNNNNNNNNNNNNNNNNNNNNNNNNNNNNNNNNNNNNNNNNNNNNNNNNNNNNNNNNNNNNNNNNNNNNNNNNNNNNNNNNNNNNNNNNNNNNNNNNNNNNNNNNNNNNNNNNNNNNNNNNNNNNNNNNNNNNNNNNNNNNNNNNNNNNNNNNNNNNNNNNNNNNNNNNNNNNNNNNNNNNNNNNNNNNNNNNNNNNNNNNNNNNNNNNNNNNNNNNNNNNNNNNNNNNNNNNNNNNNNNNNNNNNNNNNNNNNNNNNNNNNNNNNNNNNNNNNNNNNNNNNNNNNNNNNNNNNNNNNNNNNNNNNNNNNNNNNNNNNNNNNNNNNNNNNNNNNNNNNNNNNNNNNNNNNNNNNNNNNNNNNNNNNNNNNNNNNNNNNNNNNNNNNNNNNNNNNNNNNNNNNNNNNNNNNNNNNNNNNNNNNNNNNNNNNNNNNNNNNNNNNNNNNNNNNNNNNNNNNNNNNNNNNNNNNNNNNNNNNNNNNNNNNNNNNNNNNNNNNNNNNNNNNNNNNNNNNNNNNNNNNNNNNNNNNNNNNNNNNNNNNNNNNNNNNNNNNNNNNNNNNNNNNNNNNNNNNNNNNNNNNNNNNNNNNNNNNNNNNNNNNNNNNNNNNNNNNNNNNNNNNNNNNNNNNNNNNNNNNNNNNNNNNNNNNNNNNNNNNNNNNNNNNNNNNNNNNNNNNNNNNNNNNNNNNNNNNNNNNNNNNNNNNNNNNNNNNNNNNNNNNNNNNNNNNNNNNNNNNNNNNNNNNNNNNNNNNNNNNNNNNNNNNNNNNNNNNNNNNNNNNNNNNNNNNNNNNNNNNNNNNNNNNNNNNNNNNNNNNNNNNNNNNNNNNNNNNNNNNNNNNNNNNNNNNNNNNNNNNNNNNNNNNNNNNNNNNNNNNNNNNNNNNNNNNNNNNNNNNNNNNNNNNNNNNNNNNNNNNNNNNNNNNNNNNNNNNNNNNNNNNNNNNNNNNNNNNNNNNNNNNNNNNNNNNNNNNNNNNNNNNNNNNNNNNNNNNNNNNNNNNNNNNNNNNNNNNNNNNNNNNNNNNNNNNNNNNNNNNNNNNNNNNNNNNNNNNNNNNNNNNNNNNNNNNNNNNNNNNNNNNNNNNNNNNNNNNNNNNNNNNNNNNNNNNNNNNNNNNNNNNNNNNNNNNNNNNNNNNNNNNNNNNNNNNNNNNNNNNNNNNNNNNNNNNNNNNNNNNNNNNNNNNNNNNNNNNNNNNNNNNNNNNNNNNNNNNNNNNNNNNNNNNNNNNNNNNNNNNNNNNNNNNNNNNNNNNNNNNNNNNNNNNNNNNNNNNNNNNNNNNNNNNNNNNNNNNNNNNNNNNNNNNNNNNNNNNNNNNNNNNNNNNNNNNNNNNNNNNNNNNNNNNNNNNNNNNNNNNNNNNNNNNNNNNNNNNNNNNNNNNNNNNNNNNNNNNNNNNNNNNNNNNNNNNNNNNNNNNNNNNNNNNNNNNNNNNNNNNNNNNNNNNNNNNNNNNNNNNNNNNNNNNNNNNNNNNNNNNNNNNNNNNNNNNNNNNNNNNNNNNNNNNNNNNNNNNNNNNNNNNNNNNNNNNNNNNNNNNNNNNNNNNNNNNNNNNNNNNNNNNNNNNNNNNNNNNNNNNNNNNNNNNNNNNNNNNNNNNNNNNNNNNNNNNNNNNNNNNNNNNNNNNNNNNNNNNNNNNNNNNNNNNNNNNNNNNNNNNNNNNNNNNNNNNNNNNNNNNNNNNNNNNNNNNNNNNNNNNNNNNNNNNNNNNNNNNNNNNNNNNNNNNNNNNNNNNNNNNNNNNNNNNNNNNNNNNNNNNNNNNNNNNNNNNNNNNNNNNNNNNNNNNNNNNNNNNNNNNNNNNNNNNNNNNNNNNNNNNNNNNNNNNNNNNNNNNNNNNNNNNNNNNNNNNNNNNNNNNNNNNNNNNNNNNNNNNNNNNNNNNNNNNNNNNNNNNNNNNNNNNNNNNNNNNNNNNNNNNNNNNNNNNNNNNNNNNNNNNNNNNNNNNNNNNNNNNNNNNNNNNNNNNNNNNNNNNNNNNNNNNNNNNNNNNNNNNNNNNNNNNNNNNNNNNNNNNNNNNNNNNNNNNNNNNNNNNNNNNNNNNNNNNNNNNNNNNNNNNNNNNNNNNNNNNNNNNNNNNNNNNNNNNNNNNNNNNNNNNNNNNNNNNNNNNNNNNNNNNNNNNNNNNNNNNNNNNNNNNNNNNNNNNNNNNNNNNNNNNNNNNNNNNNNNNNNNNNNNNNNNNNNNNNNNNNNNNNNNNNNNNNNNNNNNNNNNNNNNNNNNNNNNNNNNNNNNNNNNNNNNNNNNNNNNNNNNNNNNNNNNNNNNNNNNNNNNNNNNNNNNNNNNNNNNNNNNNNNNNNNNNNNNNNNNNNNNNNNNNNNNNNNNNNNNNNNNNNNNNNNNNNNNNNNNNNNNNNNNNNNNNNNNNNNNNNNNNNNNNNNNNNNNNNNNNNNNNNNNNNNNNNNNNNNNNNNNNNNNNNNNNNNNNNNNNNNNNNNNNNNNNNNNNNNNNNNNNNNNNNNNNNNNNNNNNNNNNNNNNNNNNNNNNNNNNNNNNNNNNNNNNNNNNNNNNNNNNNNNNNNNNNNNNNNNNNNNNNNNNNNNNNNNNNNNNNNNNNNNNNNNNNNNNNNNNNNNNNNNNNNNNNNNNNNNNNNNNNNNNNNNNNNNNNNNNNNNNNNNNNNNNNNNNNNNNNNNNNNNNNNNNNNNNNNNNNNNNNNNNNNNNNNNNNNNNNNNNNNNNNNNNNNNNNNNNNNNNNNNNNNNNNNNNNNNNNNNNNNNNNNNNNNNNNNNNNNNNNNNNNNNNNNNNNNNNNNNNNNNNNNNNNNNNNNNNNNNNNNNNNNNNNNNNNNNNNNNNNNNNNNNNNNNNNNNNNNNNNNNNNNNNNNNNNNNNNNNNNNNNNNNNNNNNNNNNNNNNNNNNNNNNNNNNNNNNNNNNNNNNNNNNNNNNNNNNNNNNNNNNNNNNNNNNNNNNNNNNNNNNNNNNNNNNNNNNNNNNNNNNNNNNNNNNNNNNNNNNNNNNNNNNNNNNNNNNNNNNNNNNNNNNNNNNNNNNNNNNNNNNNNNNNN
This genomic stretch from Solanum stenotomum isolate F172 chromosome 10, ASM1918654v1, whole genome shotgun sequence harbors:
- the LOC125841690 gene encoding disease resistance protein At4g27190-like, with amino-acid sequence VDIPTDDLINCWLAEGILGEHDSYEEAYNRGITTIRSLVDACLLETHEMDFVKMHDVVRDVAKWIANTFGDDHTSVFQAGIRLTEISHIKVSVSVKRISFVSNKIQCLPDCFTECPETISLLLQDNEPLVKIPHEFFLSFPALRVVNLSATGIRALPCSIHSLSQLQNCNGLKELPPIGNLCNLQLLDCDNTRLRCLPQGMDKLTDLRLLNMPESDLESSIGQGFFLKLSSIEIINMMGSCLGSTSFDEISSLHNLTSLFIRLDSSSIFNRDHTWMTRLKRFRIEVGKTSIYIPFNKSSREIIVSKCEIFSSRVVSGMLQFASHLYLEEFMGLGKLFAYNSFDGLKLLHIESCSCDFGSTEEGSGHQIDPLPNLEHLSLVYVDNLKSVSDFGHLRFSKLRQLDINICDSLTCLFNVGGGFSVPLEEITISYCEELVELFVQCSTSRIPSVRKLVLRYLPKLGTLGEPWEHLEELKVISCHEIRKLPLSIQTSNNIKVIKGTPEWWSHLEWDDDNFKSNLEHCFTESYW